A single Pseudomonas putida DNA region contains:
- a CDS encoding YqaA family protein has protein sequence MLSLWALFLSAFGAATLLPLQSEAVLVGLLLRQPEAWLTLLLVATLGNVLGSVVNWLLGRAIEHLRDKRWFPFSASQLERAQQRYQRWGQWSLLLSWMPVIGDPLTLIAGIMREPFWRFLLLVTLAKGGRYIVVAMITLGWFHAW, from the coding sequence ATGCTGAGCCTCTGGGCGCTGTTTCTCAGCGCCTTCGGTGCCGCCACGCTGCTGCCGCTGCAATCGGAGGCTGTGCTGGTCGGCCTGCTGCTGCGCCAGCCCGAAGCCTGGTTGACGCTGCTGCTGGTCGCCACCCTGGGCAATGTGCTCGGCTCGGTGGTCAACTGGCTGCTCGGCCGGGCCATCGAGCACCTGCGTGACAAGCGCTGGTTCCCCTTCAGCGCCAGCCAGCTGGAACGGGCGCAGCAACGTTACCAGCGCTGGGGGCAATGGTCGCTGCTGCTGAGCTGGATGCCGGTGATCGGCGACCCGCTGACCTTGATCGCCGGCATCATGCGCGAGCCGTTCTGGCGCTTTCTGCTGCTGGTGACCCTGGCCAAGGGTGGGCGCTATATCGTCGTGGCGATGATTACCCTGGGCTGGTTTCATGCCTGGTAA
- a CDS encoding alpha/beta fold hydrolase codes for MLRATALALACLVGAPAIAAESPTYGKQLEGFSYPHPLKHFDFQSQGQHLQMGYMDVPAQGQANGRNVVLMHGKNFCAATWETTIDALSQAGYRVIAPDQVGFCTSSKPAQYQYSFQQLAVNTHALLEQLGIKQAIVLGHSTGGMLATRYALMYPQQVERLAMVNPIGLEDWKALGVPYRTVDQWYARELKLDAEGVREYERKTYYAGRWKPEYERWVQMLVGLNKGPGHEAVAWNSALIYDMIFTQPVYHEFKDLKMPTLLLIGDQDTTAIGSDIAPPEVKAKLGKYQELGPQVAKLIPQGELVTFEGMGHAPQIEEPRRFNRTLVEWLGR; via the coding sequence ATGCTGCGCGCAACCGCCCTGGCCCTGGCCTGCCTCGTCGGCGCCCCGGCCATCGCCGCCGAATCGCCCACCTACGGCAAACAGCTCGAAGGCTTCAGCTACCCTCACCCACTCAAGCATTTCGATTTCCAGTCCCAGGGCCAGCACCTGCAGATGGGCTACATGGACGTGCCGGCCCAAGGCCAGGCCAATGGCCGCAACGTGGTACTGATGCACGGCAAGAACTTCTGTGCCGCCACCTGGGAGACCACCATCGACGCCTTGAGCCAGGCGGGCTATCGGGTGATTGCCCCCGACCAGGTCGGCTTCTGCACCTCGAGCAAGCCGGCCCAGTACCAGTACAGCTTCCAGCAACTGGCGGTGAACACCCACGCCCTGCTCGAGCAGTTGGGCATCAAGCAGGCAATCGTGCTCGGCCACTCCACCGGGGGCATGCTCGCTACCCGCTATGCACTGATGTACCCGCAGCAGGTCGAGCGCCTGGCAATGGTCAACCCGATCGGCCTGGAGGACTGGAAAGCACTGGGCGTGCCGTATCGCACGGTGGACCAGTGGTATGCGCGCGAGCTCAAGCTCGATGCCGAAGGCGTGCGTGAGTATGAGCGCAAGACCTACTACGCGGGGCGTTGGAAGCCTGAGTACGAGCGCTGGGTGCAGATGCTGGTGGGGCTGAACAAGGGGCCGGGGCATGAAGCGGTGGCGTGGAACTCGGCGCTGATCTACGACATGATCTTCACCCAGCCGGTGTATCACGAGTTCAAGGACCTGAAGATGCCCACGCTGCTGCTGATCGGCGACCAGGACACCACAGCAATCGGCAGCGACATCGCCCCACCGGAGGTGAAGGCGAAGTTGGGCAAGTACCAGGAGCTGGGGCCGCAGGTAGCCAAGCTGATTCCACAGGGTGAGCTGGTGACCTTCGAGGGCATGGGGCATGCGCCGCAGATCGAGGAGCCACGGCGCTTCAACCGGACATTGGTGGAGTGGCTCGGCCGCTAA
- the yegQ gene encoding tRNA 5-hydroxyuridine modification protein YegQ encodes MNRPAKPELLAPAGSLKTLRYAFAYGADAVYAGQPRYSLRVRNNEFDHANLALGISEAHALGKRFYVVVNIAPHNAKLKTFLKDLAPVVEMAPDALIMSDPGLIMLVRQHFPQMPVHLSVQANTVNWASVQFWQQLGLSRVILSRELSLEEIEEIRQQVPGMELEVFVHGALCMAYSGRCLLSGYLNKRDANQGTCTNACRWKYEATPATENTAGDIVREVEPTLGIGAPTEQVFLLQESNRPGSEMPAFEDEHGTYIMNAKDLRAIQHVERLAAMGVHSLKIEGRTKSHFYCARAVQSYRKAIDDAAAGRPFDMALMDNLESLARRGYTEGFLRRHVHDEYQNYLRGNSLSERQQFVGELTGVRVDGLAEVKVKNRFALGDHLELMTPRGNYHFDLHRLLDRQQHAIEVAPGDGHVVYLPIPEQVALEYGLLMRDLGNDDQAPDKAVICASAS; translated from the coding sequence ATGAATCGACCCGCCAAGCCCGAACTGCTCGCCCCTGCTGGCAGCCTCAAGACCCTGCGCTATGCCTTCGCCTACGGTGCCGACGCGGTCTACGCCGGCCAGCCGCGCTACAGCCTGCGGGTGCGCAACAACGAGTTCGACCACGCCAACCTGGCGCTGGGCATCAGCGAGGCGCATGCCCTGGGCAAACGCTTCTACGTGGTGGTCAACATCGCCCCGCACAACGCCAAGCTGAAGACCTTCCTCAAGGACCTGGCGCCAGTGGTAGAGATGGCGCCCGATGCGCTGATCATGTCCGACCCCGGCCTGATCATGCTGGTGCGCCAGCATTTTCCGCAGATGCCGGTGCACCTGTCGGTGCAGGCCAACACGGTGAACTGGGCCAGCGTGCAGTTCTGGCAACAACTGGGCCTGAGCCGGGTGATCCTGTCGCGCGAGCTGTCGCTGGAAGAAATCGAAGAGATTCGCCAGCAAGTACCGGGCATGGAGCTGGAAGTGTTCGTCCACGGCGCCCTGTGCATGGCCTACTCCGGCCGTTGCCTGCTGTCCGGCTACCTGAACAAGCGCGACGCCAACCAAGGCACCTGCACCAACGCCTGCCGCTGGAAGTACGAGGCCACGCCAGCCACCGAAAATACCGCCGGCGACATCGTCCGCGAGGTCGAGCCGACCCTGGGTATTGGCGCGCCCACCGAACAGGTGTTCCTGTTGCAGGAGAGCAATCGCCCGGGCAGCGAGATGCCGGCCTTCGAGGACGAGCATGGCACCTATATCATGAACGCCAAGGACCTGCGCGCCATCCAGCACGTCGAGCGCCTGGCGGCCATGGGCGTGCACTCGCTGAAGATCGAGGGCCGCACCAAGAGCCACTTCTACTGCGCGCGGGCAGTGCAGTCCTACCGCAAGGCTATCGACGATGCCGCAGCCGGGAGGCCGTTCGACATGGCGCTGATGGACAACCTCGAATCGCTGGCCCGGCGCGGCTACACTGAAGGCTTCCTGCGCCGCCATGTGCACGATGAATACCAGAACTACTTGCGCGGCAACTCGCTGTCCGAGCGCCAGCAGTTCGTCGGTGAACTGACAGGGGTGCGCGTCGACGGCCTGGCCGAGGTGAAGGTGAAGAACCGCTTCGCCCTGGGTGACCACCTGGAATTGATGACCCCGCGCGGCAACTACCACTTCGACCTGCACCGCCTGCTCGACCGCCAGCAGCACGCCATCGAGGTCGCACCCGGTGACGGCCATGTGGTGTACCTGCCGATCCCCGAGCAGGTTGCCCTGGAGTATGGCCTGCTGATGCGCGACCTGGGCAACGATGACCAAGCGCCTGACAAGGCTGTAATCTGCGCCTCAGCCAGCTGA
- a CDS encoding DUF411 domain-containing protein, translated as MLRKHLITFGLLAITGLAQAAETIDVYRDPNCGCCKAWISHLRDNGFTVNDHVEPNMSAVKQRLGVAPRLASCHTGVIDGKFVEGHVPAEQVRLLAKRSDLKGLAVPGMPMGSPGMEMGDHKDAYQVIGVTQDGQDTVVASY; from the coding sequence ATGCTGCGTAAACACCTGATCACCTTCGGCCTGCTGGCCATCACCGGCCTGGCCCAGGCTGCCGAAACCATCGATGTCTATCGCGATCCCAATTGTGGCTGCTGCAAGGCCTGGATCAGCCACCTGCGCGACAACGGTTTCACCGTCAATGACCATGTCGAGCCGAACATGAGCGCCGTGAAACAGCGCCTGGGGGTGGCACCGCGCTTGGCGTCATGCCACACCGGGGTGATCGACGGCAAGTTCGTCGAAGGCCATGTGCCCGCCGAGCAGGTACGCCTGCTGGCCAAGCGCAGCGACCTCAAGGGGCTGGCCGTGCCGGGCATGCCCATGGGTTCGCCCGGCATGGAAATGGGTGACCACAAGGATGCCTACCAGGTCATCGGCGTGACCCAGGATGGCCAGGACACCGTGGTCGCCAGCTACTGA
- the zapE gene encoding cell division protein ZapE, whose protein sequence is MPLDPQSLYQQALTEQGFAHDPAQAQAVMALQTCFEALQNGHTTQGLYLWGPVGRGKTWLMDLFHRCLNVPSRRQHFHHFMAWVHQRLFQLNGTADPLQALARELAGQIRVLCFDELFVSDIGDAIILGRMFQVLFDHGVVVVATSNQPPQQLYRDGFNRERFLPAISAIERHMQVLSVAGEQDHRLHPGAQCQRYWVAEAGSEGGALAAVFQQLSPDDPGSSAPLQIGSRQIEVIRSSSQAVWCRFTELCERPLAAMEFMALCDRFPAILVEGVPALGGEQRAGRIARGTEDGAARVAAGDRELPMLSAKDDAVRRFIALVDECYDRRVALYLEAQVPLDALYTQGYLAFPYQRTLSRLREMQLQRFA, encoded by the coding sequence ATGCCCCTCGATCCGCAATCCCTCTATCAGCAGGCATTAACTGAGCAAGGCTTCGCCCATGACCCGGCTCAGGCCCAGGCTGTCATGGCCCTGCAAACCTGTTTCGAAGCCTTGCAGAATGGCCATACCACTCAGGGCCTGTACCTTTGGGGGCCGGTCGGTCGTGGCAAGACCTGGCTCATGGACCTGTTCCATCGTTGCCTGAACGTCCCGTCCCGGCGCCAGCACTTCCACCACTTCATGGCCTGGGTTCACCAGCGCCTGTTCCAGCTCAACGGCACTGCCGACCCCTTGCAGGCACTGGCCCGGGAACTGGCCGGGCAGATCCGTGTGTTGTGCTTCGACGAACTGTTCGTCAGCGACATCGGTGATGCAATCATTCTCGGCCGCATGTTCCAGGTGCTGTTCGATCACGGTGTGGTGGTGGTCGCCACCTCTAACCAGCCACCGCAGCAGCTGTACCGCGATGGTTTCAATCGCGAGCGCTTTCTGCCAGCCATCAGCGCCATCGAGCGGCACATGCAGGTGCTTTCGGTGGCCGGCGAGCAGGACCATCGCCTGCACCCGGGTGCACAGTGCCAGCGTTACTGGGTGGCCGAAGCGGGGAGCGAAGGCGGTGCGCTGGCCGCGGTTTTCCAGCAGCTCAGCCCGGATGACCCCGGCAGCAGCGCGCCACTGCAGATCGGCTCGCGGCAGATCGAAGTGATCCGGAGCAGCAGCCAGGCCGTCTGGTGCCGCTTTACCGAGCTTTGCGAACGGCCCTTGGCCGCCATGGAGTTCATGGCCTTGTGCGATCGCTTCCCGGCGATTCTGGTCGAGGGTGTGCCGGCCCTGGGTGGTGAACAGCGGGCCGGGCGTATCGCCCGCGGTACCGAGGATGGTGCGGCGCGTGTCGCGGCGGGTGACCGCGAGTTGCCGATGCTGTCAGCCAAGGATGACGCCGTGCGTCGTTTCATCGCCCTGGTCGACGAATGCTACGACCGCCGGGTGGCGCTGTACCTGGAAGCACAGGTTCCCCTCGATGCCCTCTACACTCAAGGGTATCTGGCGTTCCCGTACCAAAGGACCCTGAGCCGGCTACGGGAGATGCAACTGCAACGCTTCGCCTGA
- a CDS encoding PQQ-dependent sugar dehydrogenase produces the protein MIRATWLTTLTAAVLLPLMAHAAPEQQFPSEEGQLTVSTLTDGLRNPWALAFLPGGKDMLVTERPGNLRVINAEGKVGPPISGVPKVWAEGQGGLLDVVLSPEFAKDRTVYLSYAEEGSDGKAGTAVGRGQLSEDRARLENFNVIFRQQPKLSVGNHFGSRLVFDRDGFLFIALGENNQRSTAQDLDKLQGKIVRILPDGEVPKDNPFVGKQGVRPEIWSFGHRNQQGAAMNPWTGKLWTHEHGPRGGDEINIPAPGKNYGWPIATQGINYSLLPIPEAKGKHVDGMVDPHHVWEKSPGISGMAFYDSPTFKAWDHNLFIGALATQELIRLQLDGDKIVHEERLLGELNARIRDVRVGPDGYLYVLTDAKDGALLKVGLGEG, from the coding sequence ATGATCCGAGCTACCTGGCTGACGACCCTGACCGCTGCCGTACTGTTGCCTTTGATGGCCCATGCCGCCCCCGAGCAGCAGTTTCCCAGCGAGGAAGGGCAGCTTACTGTCAGCACCTTGACCGACGGCCTGCGCAACCCCTGGGCGTTGGCTTTCCTGCCGGGCGGCAAGGACATGCTGGTCACCGAGCGCCCCGGCAACCTGCGGGTGATCAATGCCGAGGGCAAGGTCGGCCCCCCCATCAGCGGTGTGCCCAAGGTCTGGGCCGAAGGGCAGGGTGGTTTGCTCGACGTGGTGCTGTCGCCTGAGTTCGCCAAGGACCGTACGGTGTACCTGTCGTATGCCGAAGAGGGCAGTGATGGCAAGGCCGGCACGGCGGTGGGCCGCGGCCAGCTATCCGAGGACCGCGCGCGGCTGGAGAACTTCAATGTGATCTTCCGCCAGCAGCCCAAGCTTTCGGTAGGCAACCATTTCGGCTCGCGGCTGGTGTTCGACCGCGACGGTTTCCTGTTCATCGCCCTGGGCGAGAACAACCAGCGCTCGACCGCCCAGGACCTGGACAAGCTACAGGGCAAGATCGTGCGGATCCTGCCCGACGGTGAAGTACCGAAGGACAACCCTTTCGTCGGCAAGCAGGGTGTGCGTCCGGAAATCTGGTCGTTCGGCCACCGCAACCAGCAGGGCGCGGCAATGAATCCCTGGACGGGCAAACTCTGGACCCACGAGCACGGCCCACGCGGGGGCGACGAGATCAACATCCCGGCGCCGGGCAAGAATTATGGCTGGCCAATCGCAACACAGGGTATCAACTACTCGCTGCTGCCAATCCCCGAGGCCAAGGGCAAGCATGTCGACGGCATGGTCGACCCGCACCATGTCTGGGAGAAGTCGCCCGGTATCAGCGGCATGGCCTTCTATGACAGCCCGACCTTCAAGGCCTGGGACCACAACCTGTTCATTGGTGCACTGGCTACGCAGGAGCTGATCCGTTTGCAGCTCGATGGCGACAAGATCGTCCATGAAGAGCGCTTGCTGGGTGAGTTGAATGCACGCATCCGTGATGTGCGGGTGGGTCCTGATGGCTACCTGTATGTGCTGACCGATGCCAAGGATGGGGCACTGCTGAAAGTGGGGCTGGGCGAGGGTTGA
- a CDS encoding DinB family protein, with amino-acid sequence MEPLSHHLLTQAYNNGWANHRLYKACLQLTHDEFVAPRCSFFPSIKATLNHLLTVDWFYLDMLECEQRGEAPHPDGERFFEPEQPFATCTDLHAEQAQADHRLIAYCSLLQDAQLERYVSIVRPQRIQREQRLRLLAHLFEHQIHHRGQVHAMLSDTAVRPPQLDEFFCEEEADLRALDFAELGWTEAQVWRL; translated from the coding sequence ATGGAGCCGCTGTCGCATCATCTGCTGACCCAGGCCTACAACAATGGCTGGGCCAACCACCGCCTGTACAAGGCCTGCCTGCAACTGACCCACGACGAGTTCGTCGCCCCCCGTTGCAGCTTCTTCCCGTCGATCAAGGCCACCCTCAACCACCTGCTGACAGTGGACTGGTTCTACCTCGACATGCTCGAGTGCGAACAGCGTGGTGAGGCGCCGCACCCGGATGGCGAGCGCTTCTTCGAACCGGAGCAACCGTTCGCCACCTGTACCGACCTGCATGCCGAGCAGGCCCAGGCCGATCACCGGCTGATCGCCTATTGCAGCCTGCTGCAGGACGCCCAACTGGAGCGTTACGTGAGCATCGTGCGGCCGCAACGGATTCAGCGCGAACAGCGGCTACGCCTGCTGGCACACCTGTTCGAGCACCAGATCCATCACCGTGGGCAGGTGCATGCGATGCTCAGCGACACGGCGGTGCGGCCACCACAGCTGGATGAGTTTTTCTGCGAAGAGGAAGCCGACCTGCGGGCGCTGGATTTTGCCGAACTCGGCTGGACCGAGGCGCAAGTCTGGCGACTGTAG
- a CDS encoding AI-2E family transporter yields the protein MNQDALQNKALAVLLTLVTIAFVWILLPYYGAIFWAVILGILFAPLQRHLLIRFGRRRNLAAFTTLLVCLLVAVLPVIITSALLVQEGATLYQRIESGQLDIAGYVARGKDMLPGFAQHGLDTMGMGNLDGLRDKITKWATQGSQVLAGQVFNFGQGTFEFLVSFGIMTYLLFFFLREGADVARRVRLAVPLPEHQKRRLQLKFSRVVRATVKGNVLMAITQGALGGLIFWVLDIPSALVWGVLMAFLSLLPAVGAGIVWAPVAAYFLLTGAILPGVILTAFGVLVIGLVDNLLRPILVGKDTRMPDYLILVSTLGGLAVFGLNGFVIGPLIAALFVSSWAIFAATKPQVQLPS from the coding sequence ATGAACCAAGATGCCCTGCAGAACAAAGCCCTGGCAGTACTCCTGACACTGGTGACCATCGCCTTCGTGTGGATCCTGCTTCCCTACTACGGTGCCATCTTCTGGGCGGTGATTCTCGGCATCCTGTTCGCGCCGTTGCAGCGCCACTTGCTGATCCGCTTCGGCCGGCGCCGCAACCTGGCAGCGTTCACCACCTTGCTGGTGTGCCTGCTGGTGGCAGTGCTGCCGGTGATCATCACCAGCGCCTTGCTGGTGCAGGAAGGCGCCACCTTGTACCAGCGTATCGAGAGCGGGCAGCTGGACATCGCCGGCTATGTCGCACGTGGCAAGGACATGCTCCCGGGCTTTGCCCAGCATGGGCTGGACACCATGGGCATGGGCAACCTGGACGGGCTGCGCGACAAGATCACCAAATGGGCCACCCAGGGCAGCCAGGTGCTGGCCGGCCAGGTGTTCAACTTTGGGCAGGGCACCTTCGAGTTCCTGGTGAGCTTCGGCATCATGACGTACCTGCTGTTCTTTTTCCTTCGCGAAGGTGCCGACGTGGCCCGCCGGGTACGCCTTGCGGTACCGCTGCCGGAGCACCAGAAGCGCCGCTTGCAACTGAAGTTCAGCCGGGTGGTGCGGGCCACGGTCAAGGGCAATGTACTGATGGCCATTACCCAGGGTGCGCTGGGTGGTTTGATCTTTTGGGTGCTGGATATCCCCAGTGCGCTGGTGTGGGGCGTGCTGATGGCGTTCCTGTCGCTGTTGCCGGCGGTGGGGGCGGGGATCGTCTGGGCGCCGGTGGCGGCGTACTTCCTGCTCACCGGGGCGATTTTGCCAGGGGTGATCCTGACGGCGTTCGGGGTACTGGTGATCGGCCTGGTGGACAACCTGTTGCGGCCGATCCTGGTGGGCAAGGACACGCGCATGCCCGATTACCTGATTCTGGTGTCGACCTTGGGCGGGCTGGCGGTATTCGGGCTCAATGGCTTCGTGATAGGGCCATTGATCGCGGCGCTGTTCGTCTCCAGCTGGGCGATTTTCGCCGCGACCAAACCCCAGGTGCAGTTGCCGTCCTGA
- a CDS encoding copper resistance protein B: MNELNNRRLVTGVALAALLASERAMAAGMAHMTHDAMPTEHSQTSHGQMNHASAPSQPRTPLPVLNDADRQAAFPPLPGHQVHDRTINWAVIVDQLEYQHVESSSALKWNATAWVGGDIDRLWLRTEGERQQGKTHKAELQALWGHAINPWWELVGGLRQDFKPASGQAWAAFGIQGTPLYGLELEATAYAGERQQSALRLEAAYAILLSNRWILEPNLEANFFGRNDAGREQGAGLADSEVGLRLRYEISRGFAPYVGVSFERLHGNRASQAREDGEDLGQTRLVAGIRLRF, encoded by the coding sequence ATGAATGAGCTCAACAACCGGCGCCTGGTCACCGGCGTCGCCCTGGCCGCGCTGCTGGCCAGCGAACGGGCCATGGCCGCCGGCATGGCGCACATGACCCATGACGCCATGCCAACGGAACACAGTCAGACAAGCCATGGCCAGATGAACCACGCCAGTGCGCCGAGCCAACCCCGTACGCCGCTCCCGGTACTGAACGACGCCGACCGCCAGGCCGCCTTCCCGCCCCTGCCCGGCCACCAGGTGCACGACCGCACAATCAACTGGGCGGTGATCGTCGATCAGCTGGAATACCAGCATGTCGAAAGCAGCAGCGCCCTCAAATGGAACGCCACGGCCTGGGTCGGCGGCGACATAGATCGCCTGTGGCTTCGCACCGAGGGCGAACGGCAACAAGGCAAGACCCACAAGGCCGAGTTGCAGGCGCTGTGGGGCCACGCGATCAACCCGTGGTGGGAGCTGGTCGGCGGCCTGCGCCAGGACTTCAAGCCGGCCAGCGGGCAGGCCTGGGCCGCCTTCGGCATCCAGGGCACCCCGCTGTATGGCCTGGAGCTGGAAGCCACAGCCTATGCCGGCGAGCGACAACAGAGCGCGCTGCGCCTGGAGGCCGCTTACGCTATCCTGCTGAGCAACCGCTGGATCCTCGAGCCGAACCTGGAAGCCAACTTCTTTGGCCGCAACGATGCCGGCCGCGAACAAGGCGCCGGTTTGGCCGACAGCGAAGTCGGCCTGCGCCTGCGCTACGAAATCAGCCGAGGCTTCGCGCCCTATGTCGGGGTAAGCTTCGAGCGCCTGCACGGCAACCGCGCCAGCCAGGCCCGCGAGGACGGTGAAGACCTCGGCCAGACCCGCCTGGTGGCGGGCATACGCCTGCGTTTCTAA
- a CDS encoding copper resistance system multicopper oxidase, with protein sequence MRNPTRRTFVKGLGAATTLAGLGLWRPLAQASAGRELAGQHFELFIGQTPVNITGRPRTALTINDSLPGPLLRWREGDTVNLRVRNHLDQSTSIHWHGILLPANMDGVPGLSFAGIAPGGDYLYRFTLRQSGTYWYHSHSGLQEQAGVYGAIVIEPREPEPHAYQRDHVLLFSDWSDEAPEALLATLKKQSDAFNYHKRTLGDFIDNVAQQGWGNTVDERLSWARMRMSPTDLADISAATYTYLLNGQPPDGNFTCLFQPGDTVRLRLINASAMTYFDFRIPGLQLTVIAADGLPVTPVTVDELRIAVAETYDVLVTVGDLPAYTLYAQSMDRGGYARGTLARASGLQAPVPQPDPRPVLGMADMGHGGMASMDHSNMAGMDHSAMMAMQQHPASETGNPLVDMQTMAPRPNLADPGIGLRDNGRRVLTYADLRSPYPDPDGREPSREIELHLTGHMERFAWSFDGVKFSDAAPLRLTYGERVRITLVNDTMMTHPIHLHGMWSDLEDEHGRFLVRKHTLDIPPGSRRSYRVTADALGRWAYHCHLLYHMETGMFREVRVDE encoded by the coding sequence TTGCGCAACCCAACCCGCCGCACCTTCGTCAAAGGCCTGGGCGCCGCCACCACACTGGCCGGCCTGGGCTTGTGGCGCCCGCTGGCACAGGCCAGCGCTGGCCGTGAGCTGGCCGGCCAGCACTTCGAGCTGTTCATCGGCCAGACCCCGGTCAACATCACCGGCCGACCACGTACCGCGCTGACCATCAATGACAGCCTGCCCGGCCCGCTGCTGCGCTGGCGTGAAGGCGACACGGTGAACCTGCGCGTGCGCAACCATCTGGACCAGAGCACCTCGATCCACTGGCACGGCATCCTCCTGCCGGCCAACATGGACGGTGTACCAGGCCTGAGCTTCGCCGGCATCGCGCCGGGTGGCGACTACCTGTACCGGTTTACCCTGCGCCAGAGCGGCACCTACTGGTACCACAGCCATTCTGGCTTGCAGGAGCAGGCCGGGGTCTATGGCGCGATCGTCATCGAGCCGCGCGAGCCCGAGCCACACGCCTACCAGCGCGACCATGTGCTGCTGTTCAGCGACTGGTCCGACGAGGCGCCCGAAGCGTTGCTGGCGACCCTGAAAAAGCAGTCCGACGCCTTCAACTACCACAAGCGCACACTTGGCGATTTCATCGACAACGTCGCGCAACAGGGCTGGGGCAACACCGTTGACGAACGCCTGAGCTGGGCGCGCATGCGCATGAGCCCCACCGACCTCGCCGACATCAGCGCTGCCACCTACACCTACCTGCTCAACGGCCAGCCACCGGACGGTAACTTCACCTGCCTGTTCCAGCCCGGCGATACCGTACGCCTGCGGCTGATCAACGCCTCGGCCATGACCTATTTCGATTTCCGCATCCCCGGCCTGCAGCTCACGGTAATCGCCGCCGACGGCCTGCCGGTGACGCCCGTGACCGTGGACGAACTGCGCATCGCCGTGGCCGAAACCTATGACGTGCTGGTGACCGTGGGCGACCTGCCCGCCTACACCCTGTACGCCCAGAGCATGGACCGCGGCGGCTATGCCCGCGGAACCCTGGCCCGTGCCAGCGGCTTGCAGGCGCCGGTGCCGCAACCTGACCCACGGCCGGTGCTTGGCATGGCCGACATGGGCCACGGCGGCATGGCGAGCATGGACCATAGCAACATGGCCGGCATGGATCACTCAGCGATGATGGCCATGCAGCAGCACCCGGCCAGCGAAACCGGCAACCCGCTGGTCGACATGCAGACCATGGCCCCCCGGCCCAACCTGGCCGACCCCGGCATCGGCCTGCGTGACAATGGTCGCCGGGTGCTGACCTACGCCGACCTGCGCAGCCCCTACCCCGACCCGGACGGTCGCGAACCCTCACGGGAAATCGAGCTGCACCTGACCGGGCACATGGAGCGCTTCGCCTGGTCGTTCGACGGGGTCAAGTTCAGCGATGCCGCACCACTGCGCCTGACTTACGGCGAGCGCGTACGCATCACCCTGGTCAACGACACCATGATGACCCACCCCATCCACTTGCATGGCATGTGGAGCGACCTGGAGGACGAACACGGGCGCTTCCTGGTGCGCAAGCACACGCTCGACATCCCGCCCGGCAGCCGCCGCAGTTACCGGGTCACCGCAGATGCCCTGGGCCGCTGGGCCTACCACTGCCACCTGCTCTACCACATGGAGACCGGCATGTTCCGCGAGGTACGGGTCGATGAATGA
- the speB gene encoding agmatinase encodes MEQAQNNDQAMTRDSLYGTAAESTYAGITSFSRRRYSRDLRGVDVVVSGVPFDTATSNRPGARFGPRAIRAASVQQAWARHWPWAFDPFDHLAVIDYGDCAFDSGTPQSVPGSIQAHAEHILEAGCAMLTLGGDHFISYPLLKAHARRHGPLALIHFDAHSDTWPDEEGRIDHGTMFWHAAREGLVDPSCSVQVGLRTTNDDSQGFAILDARQVHRQGTEAIIAAIRQRVGDRPVYLTFDIDCLDPAYAPGTGTPVCGGLSTVQALEILGGLRGINLVGMDLVEVAPAYDHADITALAGATLAMEMLCLYAARHKVDAVQGH; translated from the coding sequence GTGGAACAAGCCCAGAACAACGACCAGGCCATGACCCGCGACAGCCTGTACGGTACCGCAGCGGAAAGTACCTACGCCGGCATCACCAGTTTTTCTCGGCGCCGTTATAGCCGCGACCTGCGTGGGGTGGATGTGGTGGTGAGCGGAGTGCCGTTCGACACCGCCACCAGCAACCGCCCTGGCGCACGCTTTGGCCCGCGCGCGATCCGCGCTGCCTCGGTGCAGCAGGCCTGGGCGCGCCACTGGCCCTGGGCGTTCGACCCATTCGACCACCTGGCCGTGATCGACTACGGCGACTGTGCCTTCGACAGCGGCACGCCGCAGTCGGTACCGGGCAGCATCCAGGCCCACGCCGAGCATATTCTTGAAGCTGGTTGCGCCATGCTCACCCTGGGCGGCGACCATTTCATCAGCTACCCGCTGCTCAAGGCCCATGCCCGCCGCCATGGCCCGCTGGCGCTGATCCATTTCGATGCGCACAGCGACACGTGGCCGGACGAAGAGGGGCGTATCGACCATGGCACCATGTTCTGGCATGCCGCACGCGAAGGGCTGGTCGATCCGTCCTGCTCGGTACAAGTTGGCCTGCGTACCACCAATGACGACAGCCAGGGTTTCGCCATTCTCGATGCCCGGCAAGTGCATCGCCAAGGTACCGAGGCGATCATCGCGGCGATCCGCCAGCGGGTCGGGGACCGGCCGGTGTACCTGACCTTCGACATCGATTGCCTCGACCCGGCCTACGCGCCCGGCACTGGCACCCCGGTATGCGGCGGCTTGAGCACGGTGCAGGCACTGGAAATCCTGGGTGGCCTGCGTGGTATCAACCTGGTGGGCATGGACCTGGTGGAGGTGGCACCGGCCTATGACCATGCCGATATTACTGCGCTGGCCGGGGCCACCCTGGCCATGGAGATGCTGTGCCTGTACGCGGCGCGGCACAAGGTCGACGCAGTGCAAGGCCACTAA